The proteins below are encoded in one region of Aeromonas veronii:
- a CDS encoding P27 family phage terminase small subunit gives MAYSNSKAEKALLAKIHKSGSIKINKIEDALVELIESQRTINYTDMILVQQLAAQLYVNQECLKDIITNGSTIETTSRGEQVIKENPNSRNFQTSSTQIQKLFKQLGLDPIPVESTEDEDTSVDDAFKQIRK, from the coding sequence GAAAAGGCATTACTCGCAAAGATCCATAAATCAGGCTCTATAAAAATCAATAAAATTGAAGATGCTCTAGTTGAACTGATTGAGTCTCAAAGAACCATAAACTACACAGACATGATCCTAGTACAGCAACTAGCGGCACAACTCTATGTTAACCAAGAGTGTCTGAAAGATATCATCACTAATGGTTCAACTATTGAAACCACAAGTAGGGGTGAGCAAGTCATTAAGGAAAATCCGAATAGTCGGAACTTTCAGACTAGTTCAACTCAAATACAAAAACTATTCAAACAACTGGGGTTAGATCCAATCCCTGTTGAAAGTACAGAAGATGAAGACACATCTGTTGATGATGCCTTTAAACAAATCAGGAAATAA